GAGCTTTGATTCCGTGGGGAGGTGAGGTGAAAAGATGCATGTTCCTCTTAACTTAGTTATTGTTATTAGCTGCAACAACAGAAGTAGTTGGCTCTGAGTTCTTACCTATATAACTAAAAATCTAAGTGGAGTCAGGGTcaagagaaagaacaacaaccaTTTCTATCCTTAATTTCCTCTCTCTGGGGCTGCTTATCCTACTTGGAAACAAATAAGGTTCTGAAAACCCCAATGTCCACAGCAGGGTCAAGGggaaagaaagggaaaagaTCTTTATTTCTACATGCTAGGCAAAGCTGTGAACTTGGACCACaagaattttaatttttttgcacATCCAGCCAATGAATCTGATGGGCCTGTGGCCAAAACTCCTCTATTTCTCACCTCGTCTTTGATTCTCACCACATACTCAACGGGATGGGTGTTTATGTTTATATGAAAAGTTACTTTACAATTCCTTGGATGAAGCAGTTGGGGTACAATTCTTTGTTGCAGTAAGAGAAGAGAAAGATTTACCAGCTCACGTGTAACTGAAATGATTTGATCATACAGACAGCATTAATCTtctctcctttttatttatttttttataggtGTGGCAGTACATCACTTTGATGAGGCGCATCTTCCTCATTGACTGTCCTGGTGTTGTCTATCCTTCAGAAGACAGTGAATCTGATATTGTCTTGAAAGGAGTGGTAAGTCTctctttcattttttgttttttcttttgtctaagGCTTTGTGATATCTGCCTCGCATTCTTCTGCTACCACCCCGATACAATCAAGGTGAATTTCAGTTTTGCTTCTCGTAGCACCAAAAAAACAGTAGCATCTGAAAAACAGACACGCAATGTCCCAGTAACTGATAATGTGGCATATTTGAAAGCTTGAGTACCTGGAGTGTGATGAATAAAAATTGGAAGTGAATTCCTATTGCTAATGCCtggctgttttaaaaaaaaaaaaaaaaaaaaaaaaaaaaaggccttaaTCAGTTCAGATTCTAATCTGCCAGATCCTAGGTTTAACATCTAAGCCATCCAGTCCCCGTAACTGAAAGGTTGCAGGTTCATGTCTTAAATTGCAcgtattttttctctctcgtcCTCACAAAGGTTCAAGTGGAGAAGATCAGGAACCCAGAGGAGCACATTGCGGCAGTACTGGAGCGGGCCAAGCCAGAATACATTCAGAAGACCTACCGCATCCCCACTTGGAGCTCTGCTGAAGACTTCCTTGAGAAGATGGCATTTCGCACTGGGAAACTTCTGAAGGTTCCGCTTTCATTTTCTTCCTTGCAGGACCTTAACAGGCTGTACACATGGATACAGATAGCTTTATTTAGCCCCAAAGGGCAATTCAGTTTCTACATTCCACCGAGACATACACATTCATACTGCCGGTCATCCTTGACAGAGGgagcacaataaaaaggcaCTCGGGAAAGTGCAAGGTCCATTAATATGCAAGAAgacaaataataaaatcagctttttttctgtttttgttctatttatttatttcataaaaatgtaacaTCAAGGTAACAAGCAAAGAATTTGGTTACCAAACAAAActtttttatcagtttgaaATAATTTCAGTTAAAGCATTTGTGGGTATTCTACAAATGCTTTATATGCATTATGTAAAGCAttttaattgtacattttagtgGTACAGCAAATCCTTATGTAATCTATCTGGTCTATTTTTAGTTAAATAGCAAAGTGTATGTGAACCACTAGTTTTCAATCCTAAACTTGTGCAATGTGTTCTTGGCATTGTGCAGGGCGGTGAGCCAGATCTCTCCACAGTCTCCAAAATGGTGTTGAATGATTGGCAGAGAGGACGTATCCCCTTCTTTGTGAAACCCCCTGGACCTGAGAGGGATCAAGACGTAAGAGTTTACAGATTTTTCCACCTGTAGCTTTTTCAGTGAATGACTTTTTCTCCCACAACAACCTGTGTTCTGTGTTGTCAACCTGCGTTTTGTTTCTGCAATTCTTCAAGGACAAGCTATTGCCAGTCGAAGGGCCCCCAGAGGAAGTGAATGTGCAGGAGGAGCAGCCAGACAATCCGGATGCCATCTCGCAGGAACATGAGGAACAGCAGCAGCGGCTGCAGAGAAAGAAGGAGCAGGTCCAGAAGATTCTGTCTAATGTGCGACAGAACTTTGGCAAGATCAATGTGGCACCTGAGTTCACCGAGGAAGACTTGGTTCCTGTGGAGATGCCTGACTTGGAACTCTCGGACTTCTCTGGCACTGATGGCGAGGAAGAcggtgaagaagaggagggtgGAGAGGAAGACGGGACCAATGTTGAACCAGCCAATGGAGAGCCTGAGACATCCGGGCCCTCTGAGCCCTCCGAGCCCACAACAGCTCAGACTGGCAAAGCCGCCAGCAACAAGAGTTCACGCACGGTGATTCGAGAGCTGGATGAGAAGATCTCTAAGTACAAGCATTTCCTGGACCGGGCCAAATCCAAACGCTTCTCTGCAATCCGGTCCGTCTTCTCTCACCCAAACCATACGTATTACTTTGTTTTGTGAAGTGccctaattttttttattcattaaagTCAACGTGAGGTTGTCAGGCAGAGAGATGCCATGCATCCGTGCTAACCAGCTTTTAAGCCCCTGGGGACTAGCAGTCTTCAGTTTTACTCTCTACTTTCGCATGTGATTGTGTTCTTTAATCTTCAGCCCACACACTGAAGACAAGTCAAATACCAGTTGTATAGATAATGTGAGCCTAATTTAATCACTGCTTATTTCAACTGATCCCAACCGGTTTAAACCGTTTttgatttactttttttcttcttcttttgttggACAGGATACCTAAGGCACTTTCTGACAAAGCGTTCACAGACATCAAGACTAAAcaggcggcggcggcggcagcagcaAAGCAAGCACAGCAGAAAGGTAGTCAGTCAACATGTTTGTCATGACTTTGTATGGTGCGGAATGTAGATATATTTTGGAAGGTGTATCAGATTTGGTTAGGGTCCAAAAGAGCTTTCACATTtcctgaaaacaaaataaaaggcaCAAGCATGCCATCTTACTGGTATAATGATGTATTTTCCCATGTTTGACACAAAAATGCATAAATACTGGTTTGTACAGTATTTGCCTGTAGCCATACAAATTGGGTAGGTAACATTGAGATCCAGCCAGGCACTGACATCCGATTTGTCAATCTCAGATGCAAACCAGAGGAGCAATAAGAGGAAAGCTGAGGACGAGGAGTCCACCCAATCCGACAGACTGACGTCTAAACAGGTATGCAGTGTTTGTTCTCTCTGACATCAAACGGATCTCTCTGGGTCGACGCGTTAAGTGAATGTCCATTCCTCATACTGATGTAACAGGAATGGAGATGAAAAGCTCATTCTTTTCTTTGTTCTCTTTATCCATCTGTACAGAGAAGAGCGATGGACCGTGCCAAGAAGGTGAAGAAAGTTGGCGTGCGCTATTATGAAACACACAATgtcaagaacaagaacaagaacagaAAGGCCCCAGCATCAGCCACAGAAGGCCGAAAGGCCAAAAGATCAAAGCACTAAACTGGAGTCGTGATAAAGTTTGTAATGAATCTTTATTTAAACTAGCCAAAAAGGAcagatttttattgaaaatgcaGAGTTGATAGAAGGTGGAATGCTAACTAAGTGTTAAATGGTCTTTTATCATGTGGCCACTTGATGCCTTATCTTGGCCCTGACTGTCCCTCAACCCAGAACTGGTTTTGAATGACATTTCATTCATCATTTACAGGTGTAATGCTCTCTTGATGTTAAAGAGAAATGTACGGTTGTATGAACTGTACTTGTCATGCCATGCTGTAATAAAAATATGTGCTTATTACACTCAGTTAAGTTTacattaatataattattaaaGAGAAAAGACAAATTTAGTAACATTCTGTACTGGAAAATGGCAACTCAGATCTTGTTTGGCGAAGTTACTTCTTTGGTGTAATGATCCCTTCCAGTTGGGTCTAAATAGGAAGacaaatattacaatattaagaCATGCAAAACCGATACTATTGGTgctaaatctaaaaaaaaaaaaaaaattcctcaCCTTGAGCTGCTGGTTGGTTCTCTTCAAGAACTGAATCTCTTCAGTGTGCTTCTTTTCCTCCACCTGTCgcctttcattttctctcttttcaatGGCATCACATTTAGCTTTCTGTTCGTTCAGTTGCTTCATCAGGTCTTGTTTCTCATCCTCCTGATCAGAGATCTAGGTATGTAATAAGAAAAACTTGtaagtttgttccagatgtgGGATCAATTATGTAAAGAGCACTACCACCATATTTTGAATTTTACAAAAACTGAAGTGAAATACTGCTCTCTGCTGGATACCTTACCGAACAACAGCCTATAACTATTCCTATGGCTTTAGATAAGTGGAAAATTCAGCAATTCTATGAAATGTTGTAAAATTTCAGATTTTTGGGTCTTTGTGCCCAGGATGTCATTGGTTGTTGTAAGTCAACATAGAACTAAATGTCCTTACTCTTTTCTCCATGTCAGCCTTGCCCTGCTCAGCCTGCAGTGCTTTCCTCATTCCAAAAGCCACGCTGCTTTCGTACAGTGTCTGGTAGGCAGCGATAGTCATTTGTATCTCATCTCTGACCCTCAACAGCAGCAGACCCCTCTCAGCACAGTTGATGGTCACCTGTCTGATCAGCTCGTCTTAAAGAAATCGAAAATTAGGAGACAGTTCAGTTAATGATGTGGGTGGAAATATGCCTTCATTGGAATATAGGAACATGTCATCGGGGAAAAAAAgccaaataaagataaaaatccAGTTAAATTGATCACAAAACTAGCTATAATCCAtgtcttttagcttgtttgtgtATAAGGCAGTGTATTAAGTCATCTTCGTAACCATGGTGACTTCAGTGATCACCAGCATGTCAGCCTCCTCCTTACCAAAGCACTGGGAATAGAGCTCCCTGCGGACCGGGCAGATCCCGGTTTCTCTGGCCTGCCTTTGCTGCAGCTTTATGTCCAGCTGTTCCTCTAGGTGAATAACATCTGTTCTTGTACAAGGTGCGCTGGACACTTGCTGCACCCACAGTTGGTTTCCCTCCATCCATTCCCTGCAATAGCAGAAGTTGAGATAAATGAGTGTGTGGTTTGAACTTGTTTAACAATATATTGTTGATAGGAAGAGCTATACCGGGGTGGAAGGATGGCATTCAGGATCTCCTCATTTTCCTGCTTGGTGGCATCAGTAGTGGCTGATTTGGGTTTAGGAGGTGGTGGAACAGGGTTGGAGTTAGCAGGCTGCTGAGGGCTCACCTTTAAAGGACGTCCCTGTAGTGACACATTTTTTGTTACATTATATATTGAACGAACTTAACATGAACAATTTTgattaaatcatgttttttttaaattgctatAATCTTTAATATACTGCCTTGTAACTCACTCATACATTAACAGACCTATTCCACACCCAAGCTCTGTCAAATAAGAGAACAGTAATAACTGTAGTCCAGTCTTGCAGGTGTTGTCATGCTGACATTGGTACACAGAGACAACGCAAGTAGCTACTGAAATTTCAATGTTTGCACCATCTGCAGGCAATGAGGGCCACCGCATAAGATTTGTTCtcccttatttatttattttttatagctaCCATCATTGTCTTTTAAGTATTTGCATTGTCTTTGTGTaagtatttttaaatgtatcacCTGATAAAACAATCAAATATAAACACAATTAAGCATGTTGCTGTAAAACGTTACATATTAGCCTTTAAAGGCTGACGTATTTCATTTAATAAAGCTCAATGACTGAGGtcattatgctttttttcaggCACTTATTTAGACAAGTAGCTAAGTGTTAACTTACCTGTAGGATACAGACACTAACAGGGCATATTGTAGACATACATAATGTGTTTCAATAACACACTTTTAGGATGAGGTGATATGATGTGAACTCTACTACAGAAAATAAGGTCCAGAATACTCTTTGGAGTCTTAAAAtcatatacatatttttaaaaacaccTAGCTAGGACGGAAAGAGCTTCTTTCTTTGCATAGTTGGCAGTGGCACACACCCGCATGTCTAAATACACATGTTTATAAATATTAGCTATATTCCATTCTGACTTGATGTCCTGTATTTATCTTTCCTGACTGGCACCAGATCCATCCAGCGTTACTTTGgccaggtaacgttaacgttagctaaagtCGGGTGGCGTTACTTAGTAAAAACTCACCTTTGGTGATTTTCTGTCTGTGCTTTTGCTGATCAAAACTGGATTTTCGTATTTCAGGAGAGACTCGGCTGGCGGAATCATTGTGTTTGCTTCTTGGTTTGGGCTTCAGTTATAGAAATATCGGTGTTGTTGCTGACAAAAAGTTCGTTCTTACTGTTTGCGTTGTCATGGCAACAGCGTCCCGGCGTTCCTTTTTGTGGCATCAGCGGTTTGGTTCATAAATGTAGGCTGTTgtcaaagataaataaataaaaatgttaactcTGTGGTTGTTGCACTGTTCATTTTTGGTGACCCTTAATCCGCGCAACAAAAGAAGACTGCTGAAGCGCTGCTGGATTTTTACTTGGTGTGATTTTAAATGTTACGTCACTTTTACGCCTTACAATGCAAATATgtgttgtgaaaaaaaatcctgtcaATTTAAACATCGGCTTTATTCAAGATACCGAGACGCGGTCATGCggaactaaaaaaaaattactgtcATGCTGGAACACCGGCATAAATTATCGGCGTACCACCGGAAACGGAAGTGTGTTATTTGAGCATAACAGTCGAAGTTTTTAATCgctacatttttgtgttttctctttgttttgtacATGCTTTTGGGCGGACTTTGATGTTACATAACGGTTGGATTACTATATACACGTTAGAATGACCAAAGAAAAGCGACACAAGAGAAGGGAGTCTCCGGAACGGGAGCCCAAAGTTAAGATAAAGCAGGAGCAGGTGAGCCCTGTTAGGCCACAGAGATCACGGCGCTCGAGGTCCAGATCCAGCGGCAACTCAAGTCCACAGAGGAGAAGAACGAGCAGGTATtaaaagataataataaaaaagatcaTACCACTTCGCTTTTCCcatgtgtttttagttttttaccaTGAAAGACACAACATACGCGTTGGCCAGTGAGTCCTTAAAAGCTGGGAATTATTTTGTCCGCTAGCCCAaatgcagctagctagctacatcccaTATTAGCTGCATCTAAACGGCAATAATTTGGCATTTTGCAAATGTCTTAAAATCGTT
This window of the Perca flavescens isolate YP-PL-M2 chromosome 6, PFLA_1.0, whole genome shotgun sequence genome carries:
- the gnl2 gene encoding nucleolar GTP-binding protein 2, whose translation is MVKPLFKGKSSINTSSSSSNPDRAKGAGGNNMRDRATIKRLNMYRQKKRCNNRGQVIRPLQFQSTVAPGTVARVEPNIKWFANTRVIKQSSLQKFQEEMGAIQKDPYRVVMKQSKLPMSLLHDRVKAHNSKVHILDTEGFETTFGPKAQRKRPSLVVGDMKDLVEKAEASVLTYSADKDKDLVTEDTGVREEVRDEIFKKGQSKRIWGELYKVIDSSDVVIQVLDARDPMGTRSNSIEAYMKKEKSWKHLIFVLNKCDLVPTWVTKRWVAVLSQEYPTLAFHASLTNSFGKGSLIQLLRQFGKLHTDKKQISVGFIGYPNVGKSSVINTLRSKKVCNVAPLAGETKVWQYITLMRRIFLIDCPGVVYPSEDSESDIVLKGVVQVEKIRNPEEHIAAVLERAKPEYIQKTYRIPTWSSAEDFLEKMAFRTGKLLKGGEPDLSTVSKMVLNDWQRGRIPFFVKPPGPERDQDDKLLPVEGPPEEVNVQEEQPDNPDAISQEHEEQQQRLQRKKEQVQKILSNVRQNFGKINVAPEFTEEDLVPVEMPDLELSDFSGTDGEEDGEEEEGGEEDGTNVEPANGEPETSGPSEPSEPTTAQTGKAASNKSSRTVIRELDEKISKYKHFLDRAKSKRFSAIRIPKALSDKAFTDIKTKQAAAAAAAKQAQQKDANQRSNKRKAEDEESTQSDRLTSKQRRAMDRAKKVKKVGVRYYETHNVKNKNKNRKAPASATEGRKAKRSKH
- the dnali1 gene encoding axonemal dynein light intermediate polypeptide 1, translating into MIPPAESLLKYENPVLISKSTDRKSPKGRPLKVSPQQPANSNPVPPPPKPKSATTDATKQENEEILNAILPPREWMEGNQLWVQQVSSAPCTRTDVIHLEEQLDIKLQQRQARETGICPVRRELYSQCFDELIRQVTINCAERGLLLLRVRDEIQMTIAAYQTLYESSVAFGMRKALQAEQGKADMEKRISDQEDEKQDLMKQLNEQKAKCDAIEKRENERRQVEEKKHTEEIQFLKRTNQQLKTQLEGIITPKK